From the Acuticoccus sediminis genome, the window CGAGGTTAAGACCCGATCCCTGCCGGGGCTCGAGAGGGTCCGATCGCATCGCTGCCAGCACCACGTCCTGTTCTTCGTCGAGCAGGATCAGGCCGTCGTCATCGTGGCCGTGCTGCACGAGCGGATGAACCTGATCGAACGCTTGCGCGAGCGACTGTGAAGTGAGTGGGACACAGGAAGGGCGATGGAGCGCGTAGGGCGTCCCATGCGCCTCCAAAAATTGACGGTTTTTAGAGCATGTCAGGCGGGTTGACTCCCGCGCATGCGGGGAAGCCCTCGGCATCAAGCCGACCACCCTCTACCGATATGTCGGCCCGACCGGAGAGCTCCGCGAAAACGGACAGCGCGCCCTCGCTCGCGCAAAGCGATCAGGCGCGCCAAACCGGCCTTAACGTGGCAGATCGCCCCCTCCGCAAACGACCCCTGCTTGAGGCCGCCCAGCGCCAGGGCAAGCTGAAGGAGGCGATGCACCGCGCGGTCAACGTCTACAAGCTCTTGATCATCGACGAGATCGGCTACCTGCGGCTGGGCCGCGAGCAGGCCAACCTGTTCTTGCAGGTCGTGGCCAAGCGCTATGA encodes:
- a CDS encoding type II toxin-antitoxin system RelE/ParE family toxin, which gives rise to MTPYRFTSSAHEDLVDIWLYTQETWGEAQADIYQDALHRCCERIASGEVKTRSLPGLERVRSHRCQHHVLFFVEQDQAVVIVAVLHERMNLIERLRERL
- a CDS encoding ATP-binding protein; this encodes MSARPESSAKTDSAPSLAQSDQARQTGLNVADRPLRKRPLLEAAQRQGKLKEAMHRAVNVYKLLIIDEIGYLRLGREQANLFLQVVAKRYERGSMILTSNLTFGSWDQAFASETVLTAAMLDRILHHATVVSIQGESYRLKDKRKAGLIAATAPKREPA